From the genome of Dehalobacter sp. 12DCB1, one region includes:
- the fliM gene encoding flagellar motor switch protein FliM, producing the protein MGEVLSQAEIDALLNALSDGSVDEETIKMSSPHKIKVYDFKRPNKFSKGQLNSLLNIHENFCRSLATFLAGNMHTAVDAKVLSTEQVTYDEFIRSLPYPTILGIFSMPPLEGNGLLELSPSLAFILVDRLLGGHGMEPAKNRDLTEIERKIIISRLSKIVQLMGEAWAEIFEGNPQLVNVETNSQFTQIVAPNEMVVVVTMEVKIEEQSGMINVCLPYIVMKPILEKLNNLLLFSSGGKVISPEERELIRQKIEWARVPMKAVIGKAQITVQDLINLERGDVIPLNQGIKDPLAVYVGEYIKFRGMPGLFGNRMAVQITDVIKKGGNEDG; encoded by the coding sequence ATGGGTGAAGTATTATCCCAAGCGGAAATTGATGCTTTGCTAAATGCATTGTCAGACGGTTCAGTTGATGAAGAAACCATAAAAATGTCCAGCCCTCATAAAATCAAAGTTTATGATTTTAAAAGGCCCAACAAGTTTTCCAAAGGACAGTTGAACTCCTTGCTGAATATTCATGAAAATTTTTGCCGTTCATTAGCGACTTTTCTGGCAGGAAACATGCATACTGCCGTAGATGCCAAAGTGCTGTCTACCGAGCAGGTGACTTATGACGAATTTATTCGTTCTCTGCCCTATCCGACCATCCTTGGAATTTTCAGCATGCCGCCGCTGGAAGGGAACGGGCTGCTCGAACTCAGTCCTTCACTGGCCTTTATTCTGGTAGACCGACTGCTAGGCGGCCATGGTATGGAACCGGCCAAAAATCGTGATCTGACGGAAATTGAGCGAAAAATCATTATCAGCCGGCTAAGCAAGATTGTCCAATTAATGGGGGAAGCCTGGGCTGAAATTTTTGAAGGGAATCCTCAGTTGGTTAATGTGGAGACAAATTCCCAATTTACCCAGATTGTTGCGCCAAATGAAATGGTGGTTGTCGTGACCATGGAGGTGAAGATTGAAGAGCAGTCGGGGATGATTAATGTTTGTCTTCCTTATATTGTTATGAAACCGATTTTGGAAAAATTGAATAATCTTCTGCTGTTCTCTTCCGGAGGGAAGGTCATATCCCCTGAGGAAAGGGAGTTGATCCGCCAAAAGATTGAATGGGCTAGAGTACCGATGAAAGCCGTTATCGGCAAAGCCCAGATCACCGTACAGGATCTAATCAATTTGGAACGTGGGGACGTGATCCCTCTGAATCAAGGCATCAAGGATCCTCTTGCTGTCTACGTCGGAGAATACATCAAATTCAGAGGAATGCCTGGCTTATTTGGAAACAGAATGGCAGTGCAGATTACGGATGTCATTAAAAAAGGGGGGAATGAGGATGGGTAA
- a CDS encoding flagellar basal body-associated FliL family protein translates to MKIKKIIVPLIFIVIGAGLGVGGTIVKDKIFPGSGSGAAQVEKVTEEVGPLIEMKDEFMINLDGGGMIKTNIVLEGVNKKSQEKITAKEIFLRDRIISVIGSKGIDDVRTNAGREKLKEELLTELNNVCGDQVKEVLFKDFMYD, encoded by the coding sequence ATGAAAATTAAAAAAATTATCGTACCCCTTATCTTTATTGTTATCGGAGCAGGGCTTGGCGTAGGCGGCACGATTGTTAAAGATAAAATCTTCCCGGGTTCCGGTTCAGGCGCCGCTCAGGTCGAAAAAGTTACGGAGGAAGTTGGACCACTGATTGAAATGAAAGACGAATTTATGATCAACCTCGACGGAGGTGGAATGATAAAGACGAATATTGTACTGGAAGGCGTGAACAAGAAATCCCAAGAGAAGATTACAGCAAAAGAAATATTCTTGAGAGACCGTATCATTTCCGTGATTGGATCAAAAGGAATTGACGATGTCCGGACAAATGCAGGACGTGAAAAACTCAAAGAGGAGCTGCTGACCGAGCTGAATAACGTCTGCGGTGACCAGGTCAAAGAAGTATTGTTCAAAGATTTCATGTATGATTAA
- a CDS encoding flagellar FlbD family protein yields the protein MIYLTRLNNKEFTINPDLIETAEATPDTVITLTTEKKYVVKESIDELIERIAEFRRRCHPEFRGGTRSNEN from the coding sequence GTGATTTATTTGACAAGACTGAACAACAAAGAATTTACAATAAACCCAGACTTGATTGAGACGGCGGAGGCTACCCCCGACACGGTTATTACACTGACCACTGAAAAGAAGTACGTCGTCAAAGAATCCATTGATGAGCTCATAGAAAGGATTGCAGAATTTCGAAGACGCTGCCATCCAGAATTCAGAGGAGGAACCCGCAGTAATGAAAATTAA
- a CDS encoding flagellar FliJ family protein yields the protein MPFKFRLEASLRLAKQEMDIEQGLLAQALRTLHHLTEQRDLQKQLLNEAYEKQKIACLEEPQILNLWQRYCYDQKNILLKREKEVEEQNIRVEKQREKLLECRIKTEKYKRLKEKKIRLFYIAQLKKEQSEIDEIAQNLRGWK from the coding sequence ATGCCATTCAAATTTCGTTTAGAGGCTTCTCTGCGACTGGCCAAGCAGGAAATGGATATTGAGCAGGGGTTGTTGGCGCAGGCGCTCAGAACGCTGCACCACTTGACTGAACAAAGGGATCTCCAGAAGCAGCTTCTGAACGAGGCCTACGAGAAACAAAAAATAGCCTGTCTTGAAGAGCCACAGATACTGAACTTATGGCAAAGATACTGTTATGATCAAAAAAATATTTTGCTGAAGCGAGAAAAAGAAGTCGAAGAACAAAATATTCGAGTCGAAAAACAAAGGGAAAAGCTGCTGGAGTGCCGAATTAAAACAGAAAAATACAAAAGGCTTAAAGAGAAAAAAATAAGACTTTTTTATATAGCACAATTAAAAAAAGAACAATCTGAAATTGATGAGATTGCCCAGAACCTTAGAGGCTGGAAATGA
- the fliI gene encoding flagellar protein export ATPase FliI — translation MADWKALARKIEQYEPISVCGLVSKISGLLVEADGPRVSVGKYCHIMASNFKAIPAEVAGFRGTKTLLMPLGELEGVAPGDKVVPQDETLNVKVGPELLGRILDGLGQPLDGRPLNTDQLYPLHNKPPSALFRPRICEPLNVGVRGIDGLLTMGRGQRMGIFAGSGVGKSTLLGMMARNSEADVNVIALVGERGRELRDFMEKDLGEEGLSRSVIVVATSDQPALVRLKAAFTATAVAEYFRDKGKNVLFMMDSVTRFAMAQREIGLTIGEPPATRGYPPSVFAMLPKLLERVGLSEKGSITGIYTVLVDGDDHNEPIADAVRGILDGHIVLTRELAAKNHYPSIDILQSISRLMSDVADPQVRELAGKIREHLAVYHEAKDLIDIGAYVEGSSNRIDQAIKHHEKIRAFVCQNTDEKCCFDEMLSFMKDIFEESDKDK, via the coding sequence ATGGCCGACTGGAAGGCGCTGGCCCGGAAAATTGAACAATACGAGCCAATCTCAGTCTGTGGATTAGTCTCTAAAATCAGTGGCCTTTTGGTTGAAGCGGATGGCCCGAGAGTTAGCGTCGGGAAATACTGCCATATTATGGCTTCCAACTTCAAAGCGATTCCTGCTGAGGTCGCTGGCTTCAGAGGAACAAAAACCCTGCTTATGCCTCTCGGGGAGCTGGAAGGGGTAGCCCCGGGTGATAAGGTGGTCCCTCAGGATGAAACGCTGAATGTCAAAGTCGGTCCTGAATTGTTAGGAAGAATCCTTGACGGACTTGGTCAGCCGCTTGATGGTAGACCCTTAAATACGGATCAATTGTATCCACTTCATAATAAGCCACCCAGTGCATTGTTCAGACCGCGTATTTGTGAGCCTCTGAACGTTGGGGTCAGAGGCATCGATGGGCTGCTGACAATGGGCAGAGGCCAAAGAATGGGGATATTTGCCGGATCAGGTGTTGGTAAAAGCACGCTATTAGGGATGATGGCACGGAATTCGGAAGCCGATGTGAACGTGATTGCGCTTGTTGGGGAACGCGGGCGGGAATTGCGGGATTTTATGGAGAAAGACCTTGGAGAAGAAGGTCTATCTCGGTCTGTGATCGTTGTCGCGACATCAGACCAACCTGCTCTCGTCAGACTGAAAGCTGCCTTCACGGCAACTGCGGTCGCCGAATATTTCCGCGACAAAGGTAAAAATGTATTGTTCATGATGGACTCCGTGACCCGTTTTGCAATGGCCCAGCGGGAGATAGGCTTAACGATCGGAGAACCTCCGGCAACCAGAGGATATCCTCCGTCGGTATTTGCCATGCTGCCAAAATTGTTAGAAAGGGTCGGTTTATCTGAAAAAGGCAGTATTACAGGGATCTATACCGTCCTTGTTGACGGTGATGACCATAATGAACCTATTGCGGATGCCGTAAGGGGAATACTGGACGGCCATATTGTTTTGACGAGGGAACTGGCGGCGAAAAACCACTATCCATCTATCGATATCCTGCAATCCATCAGCCGCTTAATGAGCGATGTTGCGGATCCGCAGGTCAGGGAACTCGCCGGGAAAATTCGGGAGCATCTTGCAGTCTACCATGAAGCCAAGGACTTGATTGACATCGGTGCTTATGTGGAGGGAAGCAGCAACCGGATCGACCAGGCTATCAAGCATCATGAAAAGATACGCGCTTTCGTCTGTCAGAATACGGATGAAAAATGCTGTTTTGATGAAATGTTGAGCTTTATGAAAGATATTTTTGAAGAGAGCGATAAGGATAAGTGA
- a CDS encoding FliH/SctL family protein: MKLSTKTSVLKSKIIEITSPRILESPDPEIYRNRTNVYDASSALAVLSVSEDYTLIEQYVTETAPVAEEDWGPEVSDILAKARAEADELIAEAQKTSTEIIENARKESEALTIEYQEKVKSEITPVAFAEGYNKGLEEAQSRADLITQQATNYLDMAQKVLTDESNRADRELADLCLKICSKIIHTSLDIDPELLLGIIKNLTLLPSDKQSIKIHLSSRDWDWYKNLPSEYKPSYPVIIDETIKAGDTFLECSEGIFDARIELQLEKIEKYLKGELKYGRLEGAGPEN, from the coding sequence ATGAAATTATCTACTAAAACCTCAGTTTTGAAGAGCAAGATTATTGAAATTACTTCTCCGCGGATTCTAGAATCACCTGATCCGGAGATATATCGAAATAGGACCAATGTATATGATGCTTCCTCTGCCTTGGCTGTGCTGTCCGTTAGTGAGGATTATACGCTCATAGAGCAGTATGTGACTGAAACGGCCCCGGTTGCAGAGGAAGACTGGGGGCCAGAGGTTTCCGATATCCTGGCAAAGGCTAGGGCTGAAGCCGATGAGCTAATTGCCGAAGCTCAAAAAACATCGACTGAAATCATTGAAAATGCTCGAAAGGAAAGTGAAGCCTTAACCATCGAATATCAGGAAAAGGTCAAGAGCGAGATTACACCTGTCGCTTTTGCAGAAGGTTATAATAAGGGACTTGAAGAAGCTCAGTCTCGGGCAGACTTGATTACACAGCAGGCAACAAACTATCTAGACATGGCTCAAAAGGTCCTGACGGATGAATCTAATAGAGCAGACAGGGAACTGGCAGACCTTTGTCTGAAGATTTGCAGCAAAATTATTCATACTTCATTAGACATTGATCCTGAACTTCTTTTGGGCATCATTAAGAATCTTACCTTGCTGCCTAGTGACAAACAGAGCATAAAGATCCACCTGTCCAGTAGAGATTGGGATTGGTATAAAAATCTCCCGTCTGAGTACAAGCCTAGCTATCCGGTCATTATTGATGAAACAATCAAGGCCGGAGATACATTTTTGGAATGCTCCGAAGGGATATTTGATGCTCGGATTGAACTTCAGCTGGAAAAGATAGAAAAATACCTCAAGGGGGAGTTGAAGTATGGCCGACTGGAAGGCGCTGGCCCGGAAAATTGA
- the fliG gene encoding flagellar motor switch protein FliG, translating to MSSGIFTGLQKAAVLLITLGPERSSEIIKFLSEPEIEQLTLEMSNMRKVSEEQRDSVVDEFHKMCLASNYIAQGGIEYARDVLERALGQQRAFDIIGRLSSSLKMRPFDIVRRTDAKQLFSFIQGEHPQTISLIMTHLPPDKAATILASLPQDLQAEVTKRIALMGRTSPEVLKEIEKVLENKISNLAPTDYTSSGGMQSVVDMLNRTDPGTLKAVMDVLEMDDPDLAEQIKRQMFVFDDVILLDDRSVQLVLREVETKDLALALKGSNEDVTQKILTNMSSRAAGMLKEDMQFMGPVRLREVEEAQQKIVKVIRKLEEAGAIVISRGGADEIIY from the coding sequence ATGAGCAGCGGAATTTTTACGGGATTACAAAAAGCAGCAGTACTACTAATTACCTTGGGTCCGGAAAGATCTTCGGAGATCATTAAATTTCTTTCTGAGCCGGAGATCGAGCAGCTTACGCTGGAAATGTCCAATATGCGCAAGGTGTCTGAGGAACAGAGAGACTCGGTCGTTGATGAATTTCATAAAATGTGTCTGGCCAGCAATTACATTGCGCAGGGCGGCATCGAATATGCCAGGGATGTATTAGAAAGGGCTTTGGGACAGCAAAGAGCGTTTGATATTATCGGACGCCTGTCCTCTTCTTTGAAGATGCGTCCGTTTGACATTGTCCGTCGTACGGACGCCAAACAGCTGTTTTCTTTTATCCAAGGTGAGCATCCGCAAACGATTTCTTTAATTATGACACACCTTCCACCGGACAAAGCGGCTACGATTTTAGCGAGTCTGCCGCAGGACCTGCAGGCGGAGGTCACAAAAAGGATTGCCCTGATGGGAAGAACAAGTCCGGAAGTGCTGAAAGAAATAGAGAAGGTGCTTGAAAACAAAATCTCTAATCTTGCCCCGACCGATTATACTTCATCAGGGGGGATGCAGTCCGTTGTTGATATGCTTAACCGGACAGATCCCGGTACGTTGAAAGCCGTCATGGATGTTCTAGAAATGGATGATCCGGATCTCGCCGAACAGATTAAGCGCCAGATGTTCGTGTTTGATGATGTCATCCTGCTTGACGATCGTTCTGTTCAGCTGGTACTGCGAGAAGTCGAAACCAAGGATCTTGCCTTGGCACTGAAAGGTTCCAATGAAGACGTCACACAGAAGATTCTCACGAATATGTCCAGCAGAGCTGCAGGTATGCTGAAGGAAGATATGCAGTTTATGGGCCCCGTTCGGCTGCGTGAAGTTGAAGAGGCCCAGCAGAAGATTGTCAAAGTTATTCGTAAGCTGGAGGAAGCTGGAGCGATTGTAATCTCCAGAGGTGGTGCAGATGAAATTATCTACTAA
- the fliF gene encoding flagellar basal-body MS-ring/collar protein FliF → MNFSLTEILDAVRNFWKKLTGPQKIILVAAPVIVATALITLIFWASRPEYTVLFSDLKTEEAGAITEALKGLDVQYQLADGGSTIEVPHKNVAEVRLQLANQGLPSESTFSFDYLNEMRIGETDEDRKLRYILGLQTELEQTIGTLDGVEYARVHIVMPENALFSEQQEATTAAVTIKRKYGKEMSEDQVRAIANLLSYSVEGLSIDKVTIVDTNGNVLSDILGSSTSPQKLSATQLQVQQTYENDIQSSVQTMLDKVFGAGNTIVRANATLDFDQKKITSQKSEDGAVTSRQEVSEKSSSTSANGGVAGTETNVPGYPVTGQSGTTSTSEKNSLTENFQPSVTQEETIVSPGQIKRLTVSVLADSDSVTDEQLDNIKNIVSSAVGYNQDRGDVIEAARLPFEKTTALEKQAAIEEAARKAQILLYAEIGGGVLLAIILLIAILRSRSKKKELAIESMDMADGSKFVTLQEAEQILASQIEAERQADLKLARKRAKTTEEIEKEKIRQEVEKYTMENPDDVARLVKTWLTEEQ, encoded by the coding sequence TTGAATTTTTCCTTAACGGAAATACTAGATGCTGTACGTAATTTTTGGAAAAAACTGACCGGCCCGCAAAAGATTATTCTAGTCGCCGCACCGGTTATTGTTGCAACTGCTTTGATTACACTTATCTTTTGGGCAAGCCGTCCGGAGTATACCGTTCTGTTTTCCGATTTAAAAACCGAGGAAGCCGGAGCGATCACGGAGGCGCTGAAAGGATTAGATGTTCAATATCAATTGGCGGATGGGGGTTCAACTATCGAGGTTCCTCATAAGAATGTTGCAGAAGTTCGGCTGCAGTTGGCCAATCAAGGCCTTCCCAGTGAAAGCACCTTCAGTTTTGATTATTTGAATGAGATGAGAATCGGTGAAACTGACGAAGACCGTAAACTGAGGTATATATTGGGATTGCAGACCGAACTGGAACAAACAATCGGAACGCTTGACGGTGTGGAATATGCAAGGGTTCATATTGTTATGCCTGAAAACGCCCTGTTTTCCGAGCAGCAGGAAGCTACAACCGCTGCTGTAACGATCAAACGAAAGTACGGAAAGGAGATGTCGGAAGATCAGGTAAGGGCAATCGCGAACCTTTTATCCTATTCGGTCGAAGGGCTCAGCATTGATAAAGTGACAATTGTCGATACGAACGGCAATGTCTTATCCGATATTCTCGGAAGCAGCACTTCGCCGCAGAAATTATCCGCGACCCAGCTTCAAGTTCAGCAAACGTATGAAAACGATATCCAAAGTTCTGTGCAAACGATGCTGGATAAAGTGTTTGGGGCGGGTAATACCATTGTCAGGGCTAACGCAACTCTCGACTTCGATCAAAAGAAGATTACCAGTCAGAAAAGTGAAGACGGGGCTGTTACCAGCCGGCAGGAAGTATCGGAGAAAAGCAGTAGTACTTCTGCTAATGGGGGTGTTGCTGGTACGGAGACTAATGTGCCTGGATATCCGGTTACCGGCCAAAGCGGTACGACTTCAACTTCAGAAAAAAACAGTCTGACAGAGAATTTTCAGCCAAGTGTGACCCAGGAAGAAACGATCGTAAGTCCCGGACAGATCAAAAGATTGACTGTGTCTGTCCTGGCCGATTCGGATAGTGTAACAGATGAACAGCTTGATAACATCAAGAATATTGTTTCTTCCGCTGTTGGTTATAATCAGGATCGTGGTGATGTGATTGAGGCGGCCAGACTGCCTTTTGAAAAGACGACGGCGCTTGAGAAGCAGGCGGCGATAGAAGAAGCTGCCCGCAAGGCCCAAATTCTACTGTATGCGGAGATTGGTGGAGGCGTATTGCTGGCGATTATTCTTCTGATTGCAATCTTAAGGTCCAGATCGAAAAAGAAAGAATTGGCGATCGAATCGATGGATATGGCAGATGGATCCAAATTTGTTACACTGCAGGAGGCTGAACAGATCTTGGCCTCACAGATTGAGGCTGAACGTCAGGCCGACTTAAAACTGGCACGGAAGAGAGCCAAAACTACGGAAGAAATTGAAAAAGAGAAGATCCGTCAAGAAGTTGAAAAATATACGATGGAAAATCCGGATGATGTGGCAAGATTAGTCAAAACCTGGCTGACTGAGGAGCAATAA
- the fliE gene encoding flagellar hook-basal body complex protein FliE: MSNAIEPLTMIVPLSPLDNKINSEASKTNNANGSADFSSFLSEALDKLENVQSEAEQAAADLATGQVDDFHTPVIAMEKASLALGLAVTVRNKVVDAYNQIMQMQI, encoded by the coding sequence ATGAGTAATGCGATTGAGCCTCTGACGATGATTGTTCCGCTTTCCCCATTGGATAATAAAATAAACTCTGAAGCTTCCAAAACGAACAATGCCAATGGTTCCGCTGATTTTTCTTCTTTCCTGAGTGAAGCGCTTGATAAGCTTGAGAATGTGCAGTCTGAAGCTGAACAGGCTGCGGCAGATTTGGCTACGGGTCAAGTTGATGACTTTCATACACCGGTCATTGCCATGGAAAAAGCCAGCCTGGCTTTAGGGCTGGCGGTTACTGTGCGCAATAAAGTTGTTGATGCTTATAATCAAATCATGCAGATGCAAATCTAA
- the flgC gene encoding flagellar basal body rod protein FlgC, which yields MGLFTGMNISASGLTAQKLRLDLISNNIANINTTNTGQTTVAGNPIPYQREVAVFSSRPSETDFADVFKDTRTKLRSEGVQVTAVIQDDNEFRLEYDPDNPDAAQTAEDGIPVGYVRYPNVTLVEEMVDMISANRSYEANVTALNASKAMASTALGIGKG from the coding sequence ATGGGTCTGTTTACCGGTATGAATATCAGCGCCTCGGGTCTTACTGCCCAAAAACTTAGGCTTGACCTGATATCCAATAATATTGCCAATATCAATACAACCAACACAGGACAAACAACTGTGGCCGGTAACCCCATTCCTTATCAGCGCGAAGTTGCCGTCTTTTCTTCTCGTCCATCTGAAACGGATTTTGCAGATGTATTTAAGGATACCCGTACCAAGTTAAGAAGTGAAGGGGTTCAGGTCACTGCTGTTATTCAGGATGATAATGAATTCAGACTGGAATACGATCCGGATAATCCGGATGCGGCCCAAACAGCCGAAGATGGAATCCCAGTCGGATATGTACGCTATCCAAATGTGACCCTCGTAGAGGAAATGGTTGATATGATTTCAGCTAACAGGTCTTATGAAGCGAATGTAACCGCCCTTAATGCGAGTAAAGCCATGGCTTCCACAGCCCTCGGGATTGGAAAGGGGTAA
- a CDS encoding chemotaxis response regulator protein-glutamate methylesterase has product MNKLLKPIKVLIVDDSPFIRMSLKKILSSDPAIQVIATAQDGKEGILKLQDLKPDVVTMDVEMPVMNGLEALEEIMRWQPMPVIVLSSVTTDGTKMTMKAFDLGAVDVVAKPSGKEGNDLSALAEEIVLKIKSVAGVDTTRLNKKNLGSAPPLVKQQIQPIGCKIEIVAIGTSTGGPSALQNVLSKLPKNFPVPVIVAQHMPAGFTAPLASRLNSICEATVKEVEHGELLKAGTIYIGQAGKQFQVARNSSGLTANVTTESPIATLYKPSVDVMFLSLAKEVGAGVLGVVMTGMGNDGLAGMKALKAKGAYAIAESEKTCIIYGMPRSIIEAKLADRIEMLSDIGSTILECVKRR; this is encoded by the coding sequence ATGAACAAATTGCTTAAGCCGATTAAGGTCCTGATTGTCGATGATTCACCTTTCATCAGGATGTCGCTGAAAAAAATTCTAAGCAGTGATCCGGCTATTCAAGTAATAGCTACTGCACAGGACGGAAAAGAAGGAATATTAAAGCTTCAGGACCTGAAACCGGATGTTGTAACCATGGATGTCGAGATGCCGGTGATGAACGGCTTAGAAGCCTTGGAAGAAATTATGCGCTGGCAGCCGATGCCGGTCATTGTGTTAAGTTCTGTAACAACTGACGGCACTAAGATGACGATGAAAGCTTTTGACCTTGGCGCTGTTGATGTTGTTGCCAAACCCTCTGGCAAAGAGGGAAATGATCTCTCAGCCCTGGCTGAAGAGATTGTTCTGAAAATAAAGAGTGTCGCCGGGGTAGATACTACTCGTTTGAACAAAAAAAACTTGGGATCTGCGCCACCGCTTGTCAAACAGCAAATACAGCCAATTGGCTGCAAAATAGAAATTGTTGCGATTGGTACTTCGACGGGCGGACCAAGTGCCCTGCAGAATGTTCTGAGCAAACTGCCCAAAAATTTTCCGGTTCCCGTAATCGTCGCCCAGCATATGCCGGCTGGATTTACGGCTCCCCTGGCTTCCAGGCTGAACAGCATCTGTGAGGCCACAGTGAAGGAAGTCGAACACGGTGAGCTGCTTAAAGCAGGTACCATTTATATCGGACAGGCCGGGAAACAGTTTCAGGTGGCAAGAAACAGCAGTGGACTTACCGCGAATGTCACTACGGAATCACCGATTGCCACACTTTACAAGCCCTCTGTTGATGTAATGTTTCTGTCTCTGGCGAAAGAGGTCGGAGCCGGTGTGCTGGGTGTCGTGATGACAGGAATGGGGAATGATGGTCTGGCAGGCATGAAAGCCTTGAAGGCCAAAGGGGCTTATGCAATTGCCGAATCTGAAAAGACCTGCATCATCTACGGCATGCCCCGCTCCATTATTGAAGCGAAACTAGCCGATAGAATCGAAATGCTTTCCGATATCGGGAGCACAATTTTAGAGTGTGTGAAAAGGAGGTAG
- a CDS encoding chemotaxis protein CheW, protein MAEEQMVTFSLGSEEFGVDIMKVQEIIRIPPVTRVPKARSYIEGVINLRGNVIPIVNLRSRFGMPPGEETDLSRIVVLQIDNRVFGIMVDSVTEVLWLDSEAIEPPPPIALGMDSNYIRGVGKIGERLLILLKLDQLMGGDSMNEQIA, encoded by the coding sequence ATGGCTGAAGAACAAATGGTTACTTTTTCGTTAGGTTCGGAAGAATTTGGAGTCGATATTATGAAAGTCCAAGAAATTATCCGGATTCCTCCTGTCACCAGGGTACCGAAGGCCCGGAGCTATATTGAGGGTGTCATCAACCTGCGCGGGAATGTCATTCCGATTGTTAATCTCAGGTCCCGCTTCGGTATGCCACCTGGGGAAGAAACCGATTTAAGCAGGATCGTTGTTCTGCAAATCGACAATAGGGTGTTTGGCATTATGGTTGACAGTGTAACAGAAGTGCTGTGGTTGGACAGCGAAGCGATAGAACCACCCCCGCCGATTGCACTTGGTATGGATTCAAATTACATCCGTGGAGTTGGCAAGATAGGTGAAAGACTGCTCATCCTCCTGAAGCTGGATCAACTTATGGGTGGAGATAGCATGAATGAACAAATTGCTTAA